The DNA window TCGGCGTGCGCCCACCTGAGGGCACCGGCGCGACGCGCGTCTGCCCACCCGATGTCGAGATGTTCCGCGCCGAGCCGCTCGACGATGTCGGCATGCCCGGCCAGGAGCGGCTCGGCCTCGGGCCAGCGGCCCGCGCGGTGCTTGGTGGCCATCTCCCAGACCGTCGCGGCGGAGACGAGCAGGCGGTTGGCGCGCGCGGCGACCGCAGCCCGGGCGGCGACGCTGAGCCGGTCGGGCTCCGAGACCGCCCAGACGTACGCGTGGGTGTCCAGCAGCAGCGTGGTCATGTCCAGGCGTGCAGGTCCTCGCCCGTGAGCGGGGCGAAGCGCTCGTCCGGGGTGGCCGCCGGCAGGAACCCGAGCTCCCTCGATGCGGGCTCGCGCACCGCAACGAGGCGTGCCACCGGGACCCCGTTGCGGGTGATGACGACCTCCTCACCGGCCACGACCGCATCCAAGAGTCTGGACAGATGGGTCTTCGCCGCCACGACGCTCATAGTGGTCATACGAACCAGACTAGCATGATCATGCCCGGTGCCCCGCCGTCTGGTCGCAGGAGCTGGACGCCTGACCCGCCCCACCATGGCACAGGATTGCGCATCATGATGCACCGATATACGCATCATTGTGATAGACTGCCAGCATGAGGACGACGGTCACCCTCGACGATGATGTCGTGCGTGCGGTGGAGCAGCTGCGCCGGCAACACGGCCTGGGCCTGAGTGCCGCGGTGAACGCGTTGGCCCGGCGCGGGCTGGCACACCGTGAGGGCCAGCTCGCCACGTTCACCCAGCGGGTGTCGTCGCTGGGACCCGCGCGCATCCCCCTCGACGACGTCGGCGCCGCCCTGGAGGTGCTCGAGGGGGAGG is part of the Egibacteraceae bacterium genome and encodes:
- a CDS encoding type II toxin-antitoxin system VapC family toxin, producing MTTLLLDTHAYVWAVSEPDRLSVAARAAVAARANRLLVSAATVWEMATKHRAGRWPEAEPLLAGHADIVERLGAEHLDIGWADARRAGALRWAHADPFDRMVAAQAMAANAALVTRDAVFQDVTGLDLLW
- a CDS encoding ribbon-helix-helix protein, CopG family → MRTTVTLDDDVVRAVEQLRRQHGLGLSAAVNALARRGLAHREGQLATFTQRVSSLGPARIPLDDVGAALEVLEGEAHRG
- a CDS encoding type II toxin-antitoxin system prevent-host-death family antitoxin, translating into MTTMSVVAAKTHLSRLLDAVVAGEEVVITRNGVPVARLVAVREPASRELGFLPAATPDERFAPLTGEDLHAWT